A genome region from Pirellulales bacterium includes the following:
- a CDS encoding ATP-dependent Clp protease adaptor ClpS codes for MAENAAVAEPVQEDAPESAKRKPKKLPPYAVVVLNDEDHTFAYVIETFMKVFGYDQTKSFQLAQEIHQSGRGIVWTGPKEVAELKRDQIRSAGPDLFASKKVTSPLGVVLEPLPG; via the coding sequence ATGGCTGAAAATGCAGCAGTCGCCGAACCGGTCCAGGAAGACGCACCGGAATCCGCCAAGCGGAAGCCGAAAAAGCTGCCGCCCTACGCGGTGGTGGTGCTGAACGACGAAGACCACACGTTTGCCTACGTGATCGAAACGTTCATGAAGGTGTTCGGCTACGATCAGACCAAGTCGTTTCAACTCGCTCAGGAGATCCATCAGAGCGGTCGCGGCATCGTCTGGACCGGCCCCAAGGAAGTCGCGGAACTGAAGCGCGACCAAATCCGCTCGGCCGGCCCCGACCTGTTCGCCAGCAAGAAGGTGACGTCTCCGTTGGGGGTCGTGCTGGAGCCGCTGCCCGGCTAG
- a CDS encoding flagellar FlbD family protein, translating into MIKLTQLGGDEFVLNAELIKYVERRPDTIVSLTNGERLVVRETMDEVLRRAIDYQRSKQLFPKAEERQPWTSRPSVASAAASR; encoded by the coding sequence ATGATCAAATTGACCCAGCTTGGCGGAGACGAGTTCGTTCTCAACGCCGAGCTGATCAAGTACGTCGAGCGGCGGCCCGACACCATCGTCTCGTTGACTAACGGCGAACGGCTGGTGGTCCGCGAAACGATGGACGAGGTGCTGCGCCGGGCCATCGATTATCAGCGGTCGAAACAACTTTTCCCGAAAGCAGAAGAACGCCAACCATGGACATCGCGACCCTCGGTGGCATCGGCGGCGGCTTCACGCTGA